The nucleotide sequence TCAATATAAATATGACTTAGATACCGATGAGTATTTCATTACACTTACTAATGCAGAAGGTCAAGCTAGAGTATTCCAGGATAGACACTATTATTTCGCTCTAGGTAGAGGTAAAATAGCTGAAAATCCAAATTTAGTTGAAAATCCAGGCTACGAATAAATATCGAAGATTTTTGAGATCAAAAGGCCGGTTATTTTAACTGGCCTTTTTGATCTACGGTAAGTATGAAATAGTGCGGATGGACTATATTCGTCTTTTTAAAAAAACACATACAAAAAAATGAAGAAATCTTATTGGTTAGGCTGTCTTATATTGCTTGCGGGCTTTGGGTGCAGTCAGAAACAAGTGGGCAAAACTACAGGGGGGGATAAGCAGAATAAGCCCAATGTTTTGCTGATTTATACAGATGATGTGGGCTATGGGGATATTGCTGTTTATGGAGGTAAAGTTCCTACTCCCCATATTGATAAACTGGCAGAGGATGGTTTGTTGTTTACTAATGCCTACGCTACGGCTGCTACCTGTACACCGTCCCGTTATTCATTATTGACAGGGGAATATGCATGGAGGGCCAAAGGAAGAGGAGTTGCTCCAGGGGATGCTTCTGCCCTCATTAAGCCAGGAATGGAAACTTTGCCTTCTGTAATGCAGAGCGCAGGTTATAGAACTGCTGTGATAGGAAAGTGGCATTTGGGCTTGGGAGGAGAAGAAGGTCCGGATTGGAACGGAGCCTTAAAGCCTGGCCCATTGGAAATTGGTTTTGATTATTCATTTATCATTCCGGCAACAGGTGATCGGGTACCGACGGTATTTGTGGAAGACCATCATGTGGTAGGCTTGGATCCAAATGATCCGATTGAGGTAAGTTACAGAAAGAAAATTGGGGATCGGCCTACCGGTAAGGAACATCCGGAGCAATTGAAAATGATGTGGTCTCATGGACATAATCACACGATAGTAAATGGCGTCAGTAGAATCGGATATATGTCGGGTGGCGAGTCAGCACTTTGGAGAGATGAGGATTTTGCCCAAACTTTTGTGGACAAGGCAGCATCATTTATTACTGAAGAGTCAGAAAAACCTTTCTTTATGTACTTTTCTACCCATGATATCCATGTGCCAAGAATAGCCAACGAACAGTTTCAGGGTACAACAGGATTGGGTCCTCGAGGAGATGTAATCGCCCAGCTGGACTGGACAGTGGGGGAATTGATGAAATTGTTAAAAGCGAATGGCATGGAAGAAAATACCATGGTAATTTTTTCCAGTGACAATGGTCCTGTGCTCGATGATGGCTATGAAGATGAGGCCAGGGAAAAATTAGGGGATCATCAACCTTGGGGGACGCTAAGCGGTGGGAAGTACAGTGCATTGGAAGCGGGTACCCGTGTTCCTTTTATCGTGAAATGGCCAAAGGGCATCAAAGCCGGTACGATTTCCAATGCCTTGTTCAGTCAGGTAGATATGTTGGGTTCGATGGCAGCACATTTTAAAGTGGCTTATAACCAGGAGCAAGCAGTGGATACCCAAGATGCTTGGGAAAGTCTAGTGGGCAATGATCAGGATGGTCGATATGCTTTGGTTCAAGAAGCACTTTTTAGTAACCTTGCCTATGTCAGACAGGATGGATATAAATTTATACCGGGCAACAAAGGTCCAAAAATGGTGCCTTGGGGACCAAAAATAGAAACTGGATTTTCTAAGGAGGACCAATTGTTCGATCTGAAATTAGACACAAAGGAGAAAATGGACCTATCCAAAGCGAAGCCAGAGGTGCTTAAGGAAATGAAGAATGAGTTAGAAAGTATCATTGGAAAGTAAAAACACAAAGGGCCGGAGTGAATAGCTGTCGGCCCTTTGTGCTTAAGGGGCAGGAATTAAATGATTTGTATGTCCGCAATTGTACCAGTAAGTTTTAACATTTATAATATTCTCTAAAAAGAGCACCCTGATCTCTCAGAAATACAAAATGAAATCAATGTACTTGTCTCTGGCCAGGTAGATCCGTGGGAAATAAGTTTATTGGTGTTAAAATGAAAAATCATACTAGATAAATAGTTTCTCTTCATTAGGGCAAAAAAAATACGGCTTTTAGGAAGATTTTGGAGAGAAAATTAACGAATAATTATTGAGATTGCTTTAAAAATATAAAAGGATGAATTTTAATTTTGCTCGCTTGCTCATCAGTGCATTGGTGATAAGCTTTTTTTCATGCCAAAATACTTCTAAGGAAGTGGGGAGACATGGTACAGCCCCTAATATAATTTATGTTTTGGCTGATGATATGGGGATTGGAGATGTACAGGCCTATAATCCTGAAGGAAAGATCAAAACACCTTATTTGGATCAAATGGCTGCAAATGGTATGAGATTTACCGATGCCCATACCTCGTCAGCGGTGTGTACCCCCACCCGTTATGGGATTTTGACAGGAAGGTATAATTGGCGTTCGAGGTTGAAAAACGGTGTATTGGGTGGATATTCGGAGCCCTTGATTGATACGGCCAGGACCACTGTTGCCTCTATGTTAAGTGACCAGGGATACCATACCGCATTTATAGGTAAGTGGCACCTTAGCTGGAACTGGGGAAAAGATGAAGCTGGAAAAGTAGACTTCAGTCTGCCAGTTACCCATAACCCAAATGACAAGGGTTTTGACTATGCTTATGGCCATGTGGCCTCCTTGGATATTCCTCCCTATATCTATGTGGAAAATGGAAAGGTTACTGCAGTTCCAACAGATTCTACAGAAAGCAAAGATAAATATGGTTGGTGGAGAAAAGGAGCGACTTCACCGGATTTTGACCATTTGGATGTGACCCCTAACTTCTTTAGAAGAGGGATTGCTTATGTGCAGGAGAGGGCCAAGACGGGGAAACCGTTTTTCCTCTATCTACCCTTACCATCTCCACATACACCTATTTTGCCCTCTGAAGCATGGCAAGGAAAAAGTGGTTTGAATCCATACGGGGATTTTGTGATGATGGTAGACGATTATATGGGCAAGCTTTTGGCGGCCGTTAAGGAAGCGGGTATTGAAGACAATACCTTGATTATTTTTACCAGTGATAACGGCTGCTCTCCAGCGGCAAAGATCGATGAGCTGATAGCCGAAGGACATTATCCAAGTGGAACCTACAGGGGGCATAAAGCGGATATTTATGAAGGAGGGCATCGGGTGCCATTTATCGTAAAATGGCCCAAAGTGATTCAGGCAGGAAGCGTAAATGATCAAACGATCTGTACCACGGATTTAATGGCCACATGTGCTGATTTGGTCAACTATACCTTGAAAGATAACGAAGGAGAGGATAGTTATAGTATGTTGCCGCTTTTGGAAGGTAAGGAGCAAAAAGGCGGCTTCAGAGAAGCTACCGTCCATCATTCCATCAATGGAAGCTTCGCTATCAGGCAGGGGGATTGGAAGCTGGCCATGACAGCAGGTTCTGGCGGCTGGAGCTACCCGACTCCCAAAGAGGTGGAAACAATGGATTCGATACCTCCTGTTCAGCTGTTCAATCTAAAGGATGATCCAAGTGAAAGGACAAATCTTCAAGCAGAGCATCCCGAAAAAGTAGCGGAACTTCAGGCCTTATTGACCAAATATATTGAAGATGGCAGAAGTACACCGGGAGCTCCCCAGTCAAATGAAGGAGAAAAGGTATGGAAGCAACTTTGGTGGATGAAGTGATTGATGTCTGGTAGGGAAAGCTAAAAAAGAGTCAATGAAGTACAAGAACCCAAAATACCTTTAATTTTATTGATCTTTGACAGTACATCTCATGGTCAGGTGCTTAGGGAATTATCAAATCAGCCTGCCTTTGCCACTGTTTTATTGCCCAACAGCATCTGACACCAGTGCTAATAATTGTAGTTCTGGGGGAATATCTTCTTCAGGAAAAGATAAAGATTTCTGGCTTTTTAGAAGAAAAATGAATTTGGATTCTTATATTAGGACAAATGGTCTATATCTAATATTGGTTTAAATCCAAAAGTTTGTTTTGTAATAAGCTTAATAGAGTACTGATTATGAATAAGAGTTATACCGAAAAAGATGCTGAACTATGGGGAAATATAGTCAGAGGGGATA is from Echinicola marina and encodes:
- a CDS encoding sulfatase family protein, with product MKKSYWLGCLILLAGFGCSQKQVGKTTGGDKQNKPNVLLIYTDDVGYGDIAVYGGKVPTPHIDKLAEDGLLFTNAYATAATCTPSRYSLLTGEYAWRAKGRGVAPGDASALIKPGMETLPSVMQSAGYRTAVIGKWHLGLGGEEGPDWNGALKPGPLEIGFDYSFIIPATGDRVPTVFVEDHHVVGLDPNDPIEVSYRKKIGDRPTGKEHPEQLKMMWSHGHNHTIVNGVSRIGYMSGGESALWRDEDFAQTFVDKAASFITEESEKPFFMYFSTHDIHVPRIANEQFQGTTGLGPRGDVIAQLDWTVGELMKLLKANGMEENTMVIFSSDNGPVLDDGYEDEAREKLGDHQPWGTLSGGKYSALEAGTRVPFIVKWPKGIKAGTISNALFSQVDMLGSMAAHFKVAYNQEQAVDTQDAWESLVGNDQDGRYALVQEALFSNLAYVRQDGYKFIPGNKGPKMVPWGPKIETGFSKEDQLFDLKLDTKEKMDLSKAKPEVLKEMKNELESIIGK
- a CDS encoding sulfatase family protein, giving the protein MNFNFARLLISALVISFFSCQNTSKEVGRHGTAPNIIYVLADDMGIGDVQAYNPEGKIKTPYLDQMAANGMRFTDAHTSSAVCTPTRYGILTGRYNWRSRLKNGVLGGYSEPLIDTARTTVASMLSDQGYHTAFIGKWHLSWNWGKDEAGKVDFSLPVTHNPNDKGFDYAYGHVASLDIPPYIYVENGKVTAVPTDSTESKDKYGWWRKGATSPDFDHLDVTPNFFRRGIAYVQERAKTGKPFFLYLPLPSPHTPILPSEAWQGKSGLNPYGDFVMMVDDYMGKLLAAVKEAGIEDNTLIIFTSDNGCSPAAKIDELIAEGHYPSGTYRGHKADIYEGGHRVPFIVKWPKVIQAGSVNDQTICTTDLMATCADLVNYTLKDNEGEDSYSMLPLLEGKEQKGGFREATVHHSINGSFAIRQGDWKLAMTAGSGGWSYPTPKEVETMDSIPPVQLFNLKDDPSERTNLQAEHPEKVAELQALLTKYIEDGRSTPGAPQSNEGEKVWKQLWWMK